One Drosophila gunungcola strain Sukarami unplaced genomic scaffold, Dgunungcola_SK_2 000063F, whole genome shotgun sequence genomic window, caTGTTTAATGTAGTTGAAGACGAGTATTTGAAACATGACATAATGATTTTTCGTGAAATCTTCGCACTAGGCTTTGGTATAACGATGGATGctgataaatttaatatttttaaaactaaattaatcaATTCAATATCTGATGAAACTATTATAAGTGATGATGAGctatttgataaaaattatgaCTTAAGTGATAATGATAAGTTGAAATTGAAGAATATTATTGATCCATACActgaacattttattattggaATACCGAGCAGACGTGTCACGACTGGAGAATTAGAAATTCGTTTATTGGATGCCAACAAGACTGTGCAGAGACGCCCATATCGACTTGGCGTAGATGAGAAAGAATTAGTTAGAgataaaatcaaagaaatgtTGGCAGCAAATGTAATTCGTCCAAGTAAGTCTCCATTCGCGAGTGAACAGACTGCGTGGGGGTAAATACTTCTCTTGCTTAGATATGGCTAGTGGGTTTTTTTCAGATTCCAATAGATGCAGGATCCATAGAGCGAACCGCTTTTGTAACCCCTGAGGGCCAGTATGAGTTTCTATCCATGCCATTTGGGCTGAAGAATGCCTCTTCTATTTCAGCGAGCTATAGCGCGAGCACTAGGTGACTTGGCGTACTCCTATGCAATTGTTTACATTGATGATGTAGTAATAGTAGCGAGGTCTAAAGAGGAAGCATTTGAAAGACTGACAGTCGTGCTGGGGGCTCTATCGGAAGCaggattttcatttaatacaaaaaaatgctCTTTTCTGAAAACCGAAATAGAATATCTTGGCTACTTGGTCAAGGACGGTAGTATTGAACCAAAGCCGCGAAAAATACAAGCTCTGGCTGGACTATCTCAATCAAAGAATGTGTCACAAATGAGACAATTTATAGGTTTAGCTTCGTACTTCCGTAAATTTGTCCCACAGTTCTCTGAACAGATGAAACCGTTGTATCAGCTGACTTCCAAAAATAGTGGCTTCGTTTGGAAATCAGAGCATGAAGAAATACGTCAAAAGATTATCTCAGTACTAACTCAGGATCCGATTTTAATTATCTTCGATCCGCAATATCCCATAGAGCTGCATACAGATGCAAGTGCAAGTGGCTGTGGTGCCATTCTCATGCACAAAATAGACGGTAAGCCTAGAGTGATCGAATATTTTAGCAAACCTACTTCACCCCCTGAATCGAGATATCATTCTTAGGAACTAGAGACCCTCGCAGTTTACAACGCTGTAAAAAGTTTCCGCCATTACCTTCACGGTCGAAAGTTTGTAGTATTTACAGACTGCAATTCATTAAAAGCAAGTCGAACCAAAGTAGAACTAACGCCGAGAGTACACCGTTGGTGGGCATATTTACAATCATTTGACTTCACTGTAGAGTACCGCAATGGAAACCGTATGGCGCACGTGGTTTTTTTATCCAGAAATCCGATTGTCACTGAATGTGAAACAATGAATAGGATACCCGAAGTTCGCATCGACTTGACAGAGGTGACAGACAACTGGCTTTTAGCTGAGCAGCAGCGTGATTCGTGCTTAAGAGATATTATAGCCCAGTTGAATGATGGAGAGATGCAGGAGAGTTTAGCGAAGAGTTAAGGGCAGGAATTCTATATCGGAAAATTCAGTGAAATGGAAAGACATGCTGTTTACCTGTAATCCCAAGAGGCTTTAGGTGGTCTGTAGTAAATCATGTCCATGAAGCAATTATGCATTTGGGGTGGCCGAAAACGTTAGACAAGGTTTACGAGCAGTATTGGTTCGAGCACATGTCCAAGTACGTACGAAAATTCGTAGAGAACTGCATAACATGCAAGCTGGCAAAGCCTTCAGCAGGGAAAATTCAAATGGATCTGCATCCAATTCCGATAGTTGAGATACCTTGGCACACTGTGCATATTGATATTAGTGGAAAGTTGAGTGGTAAAAATGATACTATGGAATATGTCATAGTACAAAAAGAcgcattttataaatatgttcaCTTGTATCATGCTTTGTATTTAGATGCAGAAAACTGTATTAAGACTTTAAAATCAACGATATCACTCTTTTGGGTACCTAACCGTATCATAGCAGATCAAGGTAGGAGTTTCGCTTGCGGCAATATTCTCAACCATTCCAACAACACCAGTTCATAGAAATAGCACACAAAGGTGGCACATACAAATGACACAGGATGTACAATAAACATGAtcaataaatatgtatatgtcgGAGATGTATAAGaagcaaaatgtaaattaaactttaaagcgTTAAGAAAGAGAAAGAATATAGAACAAAAGAAACTAAGCAACGAGTTATTTGTGGTtccttttatttgcataattgcTGAGAGCGAGGATTGAGAACGAGATTGAGTGTCGTCTCGTCCGAGTGTGGCGCGGTCGCGTGTTGGTTGTCTataagagagagagagagatcaAAAAAAGGAGTGGACAATTGGATGAGGCAATGCTGCGGGCCATGGAAAGGGTGAAGAAGGAAGAAAAGGCAGTTTGCTCTGACATCTAAGATAGAGAAGTACACGTTGACCGCGACTCACTGCGCATCAGGAGCAAAATGCAACGGGAAGAACAAGAAAAGTCTCAGCCTCtgacatcagaagtgggatgGGCTCAGGCCCAGCGTGATAGTGAATGGCGATCGCTGTTAGAAGCACAAAATCTACGATATATCGAAATACTAAAAACAATGCAGCAGCCTGCTTCAACAAATTCAAGTGAAAAATTGATTAGATTGCCAAAGTTCAATCCAGACGTGGCTGAAGCTGACGCCAGCGCCTGGCGCAAAACAGCCGATATGATTTTCACGGAGCATCCCCTGGAGGGCAGTGCGCTAGTTATGTCGCTGAGCGGAGCACTAGAAGGGAGCGCTTCCCAATGGCTGGCACAGATCAGCTATGCTGGCATAACCTGGCCCAAATTCCAAGAACTATTTGTTCTTCGCTACGACAACTCCGAGACGCCGGCCGCCATCTTGTTAAATATTCGCAACGGACGGCCGAAAACAGGCGAGTGCTTGTCAGCATATGGTAGCCGATTAGTGACGTCTCTTCTGACGAAATGGAAGGCGATGGACATCGAGGAGATAGCTGTCTCTTTCGTACTTGCACACACGTCGCAAATCGACACTAGACTGCAGCGTCTACTGTTTACAACCAATATAACTAACAGAAatgaactgcagcagcagttgaAGGCGTATGCATACAGGAA contains:
- the LOC128264266 gene encoding uncharacterized protein LOC128264266, producing the protein MQREEQEKSQPLTSEVGWAQAQRDSEWRSLLEAQNLRYIEILKTMQQPASTNSSEKLIRLPKFNPDVAEADASAWRKTADMIFTEHPLEGSALVMSLSGALEGSASQWLAQISYAGITWPKFQELFVLRYDNSETPAAILLNIRNGRPKTGECLSAYGSRLVTSLLTKWKAMDIEEIAVSFVLAHTSQIDTRLQRLLFTTNITNRNELQQQLKAYAYRKQSEHLASKDSIGPQRKRFKANTSMKCHYCGISGHKMLECRKRKAEQSKPSQSFGKPLAGRDRT